In a genomic window of Desulfobulbaceae bacterium:
- a CDS encoding response regulator → MNFLQRFKIRTKLLANSVLMLSLLVAVIVTYQVSQKRADVFFKQVLEEEHDVVDRAATIKTLINECRKNEINFLLHNKLIYSAQVNRGIDEINNQSAKISSYVEKTGDFEIQDMLEVISRSLKVYEQTFNKIVEGRKKQGLTHDEGLQGKFREIAQMLFDEHITEHAVEELLLSVGRLNRYSLEIDHKNSAQPFKTELERFDELLKAHPMRPIYADKLTRLSTAYTEEAATFLETAEQRDVHEGHRKALHRIGLEMEGILSSMYVPNVRSMVLQIRRHEKDYLLRENLLYVQKSHQAVADLRQAIETANVNYDDVSETVEYLKSYQTYFDALVEENRKINLLKNSLLDRAMEIEQAVDHIVEKSRVNGQDNMNKAQAQVNSAYVFVLIFSFMAIVIGVLFSLLITNSITRPLQTLMAGLLRMADGDYSVRLAENTSSSDETSVVAKLFNKMAATIHKSSWQTEGIAKLAEELREDKEEDVLCRDIISFLAKFIDAQVGAMYVRQNDTTFRLAESYSYVDHDNPPVTVKIGEGLIGEAARGGELLVLSDLPDTYFRIKSSLGEAIPRHSIVLPALWRRTTQAVIELASIKSFSAEQIEFLKLISESIAIAIHSMQQRARTLELLQETQQQAEELQTQHEELKTSNEELEEQTQCLRQSEEELKSQQEELQATNEELEEKTQALEHKNLQINETNKDLEIAWNEIDGKSKEIIAASRYKSEFLANMSHELRTPLNSLLLLARDLVKNKKGNLDSDQVQSANIIYNSGEDLLKLINDILDLSKIESGHMEASHETFGIRGFADWLNDNFRHMAADKGLDFTVGIENGLPKIIVTDRQRLEQIVRNLVANAIKFTAKGGVTVTFKPADAESKFSESSLDPNFTMAISVTDTGIGVTPEQQTIIFDAFKQAEGGTSRKYGGTGLGLSISSKLATLLGGEIQLISEEGKGATFTLFIPFMVDENDQNEIIETSDNSSREDQEFKSSATFERKDAHSLLSPDIPDDRQELSKHDKVILIIEDDLNFAKILMDLGREKGFKSMVSSTGFGGLDLAERYQPSAIILDIRLPDIDGWQVLDTLKTNASLRHIPVHMISGEEKHIEALKKGAMGFLLKPISQEGVEEVFDRLEDAMSARMRDLLVVEDDELMAQEIIELIGNDDINVIIAKSGQEALDVLSAKKIDCMILDIGLPDMTGFALLANLESMENVATPPVIIYTSRELTKEEGDSLLQYTDTVIIKGLKSEERLLNETSLFLHRVIRDMPTKKRQMIASLYDQDAMFKDKRVLIVDDDMRNAYALSKILDERGMSVHIAHDGQHALSLMAELEAVDLVLMDIMMPVMDGYETMQKIREQEAFRSLPIIALTAKAMAEDKSKCMEAGASDYLTKPIEEGRLLSMMRVWLYR, encoded by the coding sequence ATGAATTTTCTGCAAAGATTTAAGATCCGCACAAAATTACTCGCCAACAGCGTCTTGATGCTTTCATTGCTTGTGGCGGTAATTGTCACGTATCAAGTATCTCAGAAGAGGGCGGATGTTTTTTTCAAACAGGTATTGGAAGAAGAGCATGATGTCGTTGATCGAGCCGCGACGATAAAGACACTAATAAATGAATGCCGCAAAAATGAGATAAACTTTTTGCTGCACAATAAACTAATTTACTCAGCGCAGGTTAACCGGGGAATCGATGAGATTAATAACCAGTCTGCTAAGATCAGCAGTTATGTCGAAAAGACAGGTGATTTTGAAATTCAGGATATGTTGGAGGTTATTTCTAGAAGCTTAAAGGTGTATGAGCAGACATTTAATAAAATTGTGGAAGGACGAAAAAAACAGGGACTAACTCATGATGAGGGGTTGCAGGGTAAATTCAGAGAAATAGCCCAGATGCTTTTTGATGAACATATTACCGAACATGCAGTTGAAGAGTTACTTCTGTCTGTTGGTCGATTGAATCGATATAGCCTCGAAATAGACCATAAAAATAGCGCCCAGCCTTTTAAGACCGAGTTGGAGCGATTTGACGAACTGCTGAAAGCCCACCCCATGAGGCCGATTTATGCCGATAAACTGACCAGACTGTCGACCGCCTATACGGAGGAAGCTGCTACCTTTTTAGAAACGGCTGAACAGCGGGATGTGCATGAAGGTCATCGCAAAGCCCTGCATCGCATCGGACTTGAGATGGAAGGTATATTGAGCTCAATGTATGTGCCCAATGTACGATCAATGGTTCTTCAGATCAGAAGACATGAAAAGGACTATTTGCTCAGGGAGAATCTGCTCTATGTCCAAAAAAGCCACCAGGCTGTTGCCGACCTGAGACAAGCCATTGAGACTGCCAACGTCAACTATGATGATGTCAGCGAAACAGTCGAGTATTTGAAATCGTATCAAACCTATTTTGATGCACTTGTTGAGGAGAACCGTAAAATTAACCTCTTGAAAAATAGCCTGTTGGATCGTGCTATGGAAATTGAACAGGCGGTTGATCACATCGTTGAAAAATCTCGGGTTAATGGTCAGGATAATATGAATAAGGCGCAAGCCCAGGTCAATTCAGCATACGTTTTTGTACTGATATTTAGTTTTATGGCAATTGTCATTGGCGTTTTGTTTTCTCTGCTCATCACTAATTCAATCACAAGACCACTTCAGACTCTTATGGCTGGGCTTTTGAGGATGGCTGACGGTGATTATTCTGTTAGGCTTGCCGAAAATACGAGTTCCAGTGATGAAACGAGCGTCGTTGCAAAACTATTCAATAAAATGGCGGCAACTATTCATAAAAGCAGTTGGCAAACAGAAGGAATAGCCAAACTTGCTGAAGAGTTGCGCGAGGACAAGGAAGAAGATGTTCTCTGTCGAGATATTATAAGCTTCCTGGCAAAATTTATTGACGCTCAGGTTGGCGCTATGTACGTGCGCCAAAATGACACTACGTTTCGTCTGGCTGAAAGTTATTCATATGTCGATCATGATAATCCCCCCGTTACTGTTAAAATAGGTGAAGGACTTATTGGTGAAGCGGCTCGCGGGGGAGAGCTGCTTGTTCTTTCTGATCTGCCGGATACGTATTTCCGTATCAAGTCAAGTTTAGGCGAGGCGATACCACGACATAGTATTGTTTTACCTGCGCTTTGGAGGAGAACTACCCAGGCGGTTATTGAACTAGCTTCAATAAAGAGTTTTTCCGCTGAACAGATAGAGTTCTTGAAACTGATCTCAGAGTCTATTGCCATCGCTATTCACTCAATGCAACAGCGCGCCAGGACATTAGAGCTGTTGCAGGAAACCCAGCAACAGGCAGAGGAGTTGCAGACCCAGCATGAAGAACTGAAAACTTCAAATGAAGAGTTGGAGGAGCAAACTCAGTGCTTAAGGCAAAGTGAGGAGGAGTTAAAAAGTCAACAGGAAGAGTTGCAGGCCACAAATGAAGAGTTGGAAGAGAAAACTCAAGCCCTTGAACATAAAAATTTACAAATAAATGAAACAAATAAGGATCTAGAAATTGCCTGGAATGAAATTGATGGCAAGTCTAAGGAGATTATCGCCGCCAGCCGCTATAAATCAGAGTTTCTGGCCAATATGTCCCATGAGTTACGAACACCTTTAAACAGCCTTCTCCTGCTGGCTCGAGACCTGGTCAAAAATAAAAAAGGAAATCTAGATTCTGACCAGGTTCAATCCGCTAACATTATCTATAACAGTGGCGAAGATCTACTGAAGCTTATCAATGATATCCTTGATTTGTCAAAGATAGAATCAGGCCATATGGAAGCCTCCCATGAAACGTTTGGTATTCGTGGTTTTGCTGATTGGCTTAATGATAATTTCAGGCATATGGCTGCTGACAAGGGACTCGATTTTACTGTAGGTATAGAAAATGGTTTACCAAAAATTATAGTTACAGACCGGCAAAGGCTCGAACAGATTGTCCGTAACCTTGTTGCTAATGCCATTAAATTTACTGCCAAAGGAGGAGTGACGGTAACTTTTAAACCTGCCGATGCCGAGAGTAAATTCTCTGAATCCTCCCTGGATCCAAATTTCACCATGGCAATCTCCGTAACAGATACGGGTATAGGGGTTACACCAGAGCAGCAAACTATAATTTTTGATGCCTTTAAACAGGCCGAGGGTGGTACTTCAAGAAAATACGGGGGGACGGGTTTAGGGCTTTCGATTTCTTCTAAGCTTGCGACCCTTTTGGGTGGCGAGATCCAGCTTATCAGTGAGGAGGGAAAAGGGGCTACATTTACACTCTTTATTCCATTTATGGTCGATGAGAACGATCAAAATGAAATAATTGAAACCTCCGATAACTCCAGCAGAGAAGATCAGGAGTTTAAATCCTCTGCCACGTTTGAACGGAAAGATGCTCATTCTTTATTAAGCCCGGATATTCCAGATGATCGGCAGGAACTATCAAAACACGATAAGGTTATTCTGATCATTGAGGATGATCTTAATTTTGCCAAAATCCTTATGGACTTGGGACGTGAAAAGGGCTTTAAATCCATGGTCTCATCGACTGGATTTGGTGGACTGGATTTAGCTGAGCGCTATCAACCAAGTGCTATAATTCTCGATATTCGTTTGCCTGATATTGACGGCTGGCAGGTTCTTGATACCTTGAAAACGAATGCCTCCCTGCGCCATATCCCGGTGCATATGATATCAGGGGAAGAAAAACATATTGAAGCCCTTAAAAAAGGCGCCATGGGTTTTTTACTCAAACCAATCAGTCAGGAAGGGGTGGAAGAGGTTTTTGACCGGCTTGAAGATGCGATGTCAGCTCGAATGCGGGATTTGCTTGTTGTCGAAGATGATGAGCTTATGGCTCAAGAGATTATTGAACTCATCGGCAACGATGATATTAATGTTATCATAGCAAAAAGCGGCCAGGAGGCTCTTGATGTTTTGAGCGCCAAAAAAATTGATTGCATGATACTCGACATTGGACTGCCGGATATGACTGGTTTTGCCCTGTTGGCGAACTTAGAGTCAATGGAAAATGTCGCGACCCCGCCCGTTATTATTTACACAAGCCGTGAGTTAACCAAAGAAGAAGGTGACTCTCTGCTTCAATATACCGATACCGTAATTATCAAGGGCCTGAAGTCCGAAGAGCGACTCCTTAATGAAACATCCCTTTTTTTGCATCGGGTAATACGAGATATGCCTACAAAAAAAAGGCAGATGATTGCAAGTCTGTACGATCAGGATGCCATGTTCAAGGATAAGAGGGTTCTGATTGTGGATGATGATATGCGAAATGCCTACGCTCTTTCCAAGATACTTGATGAGAGAGGTATGAGTGTTCATATTGCCCATGATGGTCAACATGCCTTAAGTCTGATGGCCGAACTGGAGGCCGTCGATCTGGTTCTTATGGATATTATGATGCCAGTCATGGATGGGTATGAGACTATGCAGAAAATCAGAGAACAAGAAGCATTTCGGAGTTTACCGATTATCGCTTTAACAGCCAAGGCAATGGCTGAAGATAAAAGCAAGTGTATGGAGGCTGGAGCAAGCGATTATCTTACTAAACCGATTGAGGAAGGAAGATTGCTGTCAATGATGAGGGTCTGGCTGTATCGGTAG
- a CDS encoding ABC transporter substrate-binding protein → MNKELFKVTTVLLFCLVGLLSIYGCSSDQEQTKTNEKISPPATLENNQLTIAVNTTIKSASVILAHELGYFENEGIQVDLSIKQSGVATKKALDDGVVDIATVPEIIAADDALVNDSWRILSSINRSVTNELVARRDRGINQVSDLRGKKIGIKKESGSVYWLNQMLIYNSIAMGDIELVDAKPVNLAGMLNRGEVDAVVTWYPHAYQAITDLGENAYHTSAQMGQEVFWLLIAQKSWLAENHELAIRFLKALEKANRYIQNNPTKTKEILAEFLHLDPASIAYEWDRHIFKTELPQNLVMIMEEQMKFRVAQQGEGAAPDPFGLFHFDALKKVNPSSISIAH, encoded by the coding sequence TTGAATAAAGAACTCTTTAAAGTTACGACTGTGTTATTGTTTTGCCTTGTAGGCTTGCTTTCAATTTATGGTTGCAGTTCCGACCAAGAACAGACCAAGACGAATGAAAAAATATCACCTCCTGCTACCTTGGAGAATAACCAACTCACTATTGCTGTCAACACGACCATTAAATCTGCATCTGTTATTCTGGCTCATGAACTGGGGTATTTTGAAAATGAGGGTATTCAGGTTGATCTGAGCATAAAACAGTCTGGAGTGGCAACCAAAAAAGCTCTTGATGACGGTGTTGTCGATATTGCAACTGTCCCAGAGATTATTGCTGCCGATGATGCTCTGGTGAATGATAGTTGGCGAATACTGTCTTCAATAAACAGAAGTGTTACTAATGAACTGGTTGCAAGGAGAGATCGAGGCATTAATCAGGTTAGCGATTTGAGGGGCAAAAAAATCGGCATTAAAAAAGAGAGTGGAAGTGTTTACTGGCTCAACCAAATGCTCATATATAATTCAATTGCCATGGGTGATATTGAACTGGTGGATGCCAAGCCGGTTAATTTAGCCGGAATGTTGAACAGGGGTGAAGTCGATGCCGTAGTTACCTGGTATCCCCATGCATATCAAGCCATTACTGATCTTGGGGAGAACGCGTATCATACTTCTGCGCAGATGGGGCAAGAGGTTTTCTGGCTTCTTATCGCTCAGAAAAGTTGGTTGGCAGAGAATCATGAGTTGGCCATTCGTTTCTTGAAGGCTTTGGAAAAAGCAAATCGCTATATTCAAAATAATCCTACCAAAACGAAAGAGATCCTGGCTGAGTTTCTACATCTTGATCCGGCAAGTATTGCCTATGAGTGGGATCGTCATATTTTTAAAACAGAGTTGCCTCAAAATCTTGTCATGATTATGGAGGAGCAGATGAAATTCAGGGTTGCCCAACAAGGAGAGGGCGCGGCGCCAGATCCTTTCGGATTATTTCATTTTGATGCCTTAAAAAAGGTCAACCCCTCATCAATCAGCATTGCCCATTAA
- a CDS encoding NAD(P)/FAD-dependent oxidoreductase: MENDNPKGAILQRDKKTYAIVPRTPAGILSAEILDQISAVVKKYDIPVVKITSGQRIALVGLKKEQVDPAWNDLQIDHGEAQALCLHYVQACPGNSLCKFGVDDSLGLGVELEGMFQGLDYPAKIKFGVSGCPMNCAEGYLRDVGVFAKAKGWTLIVGGNAGGRPRIGDIIAKDISRAQVVELSRKFLEYYKENARKKERTSRFIERIGIETIVKALDLQL; this comes from the coding sequence ATGGAAAATGACAACCCGAAGGGGGCAATTTTACAACGCGACAAGAAAACCTATGCGATCGTACCACGAACTCCTGCAGGAATACTGTCTGCAGAAATTCTGGACCAGATTTCTGCCGTGGTTAAAAAATACGATATCCCTGTTGTTAAAATTACATCGGGACAACGAATCGCCCTGGTTGGCCTGAAAAAGGAACAAGTCGATCCTGCCTGGAATGACCTGCAGATTGACCATGGTGAAGCACAGGCCCTCTGTTTGCACTATGTACAGGCCTGTCCAGGTAATAGTCTCTGTAAATTTGGAGTTGATGATTCGCTTGGCCTTGGAGTGGAATTAGAGGGCATGTTTCAGGGCCTTGACTATCCAGCGAAAATCAAATTTGGAGTGTCTGGCTGTCCGATGAACTGTGCTGAAGGCTATTTACGAGATGTTGGCGTCTTCGCAAAGGCCAAAGGCTGGACCTTGATAGTCGGTGGAAATGCCGGCGGCAGGCCACGAATTGGTGATATTATAGCCAAGGATATCAGCCGGGCTCAAGTCGTTGAGTTAAGCCGCAAATTTTTAGAATACTACAAAGAAAATGCTCGCAAAAAAGAGAGAACCAGCCGTTTTATTGAACGTATTGGGATTGAAACAATTGTCAAGGCGCTCGATTTGCAGCTCTAG
- the uvrC gene encoding excinuclease ABC subunit UvrC, translating into MKTEKTENTLLTANFLSSLSTGPGIYLMKGAKDEVLYVGKACSLRNRLRSYVNYLTTQSNKTGVLLSKTQRIETTLTMTEKEALLLESSLIKKFKPRYNIILRDDKQYPYLKLTVDEQWPRLVITRKKNSKDTMIFGPFSSASAMWETVKLLNKLFPLRRCKGSNLKMRNRPCLNFQMQKCLAPCTGNVSADEYQQLVLDVANVLSGKNHEVLERLEKKMSEAADKLEFEAAAHYRDKKKALEKTIEKQMVSASHYRDQDVFGFVRQAGSVAIAILRIKSGMIQAHENHFLEEPLDNDSEVLSEFMQRFYEKTSFFPQEIFVPFNPSEKDALCEWLEELRGAKVLLKQPLRGDSVKLVSIAQKNAEQVFSDIDRKNSSWEILAKAIMRDCQLGRLPNRITCMDISNISGEHTVGSVVAFWQGEKDPKNYRHYTIKTVVGPDDYASLAELLDRHLSRIADNLPDLLLIDGGKGQLMVAHQALLNHNLSGQLDILGIAKEKSDEGEKIYALGRKNPLKIHRHSATILLFMRIRDEAHRFGITFHRKLRSKKLMQSPLDLIDGVGFEKRKALLKKLGSVKRIAEADIDQLCQVKGIGVELAKKIRKHFSL; encoded by the coding sequence GTGAAAACTGAAAAGACCGAAAACACACTTTTAACAGCAAATTTTCTGAGTTCTCTTTCGACAGGTCCTGGCATTTATCTGATGAAGGGGGCAAAAGATGAGGTTTTATATGTCGGTAAGGCCTGTAGTCTACGTAATCGCCTCAGATCGTATGTCAATTATTTAACGACACAATCAAATAAAACAGGAGTTCTACTTAGTAAAACTCAACGTATAGAAACAACCCTGACCATGACGGAAAAAGAAGCGTTGCTTCTCGAATCGTCGCTTATTAAAAAATTTAAACCTCGCTACAATATCATTCTTCGAGATGATAAACAGTACCCCTACCTGAAACTTACTGTAGATGAACAGTGGCCTCGCCTCGTTATAACGCGCAAAAAAAACAGTAAGGATACGATGATTTTCGGACCATTTTCCTCGGCCTCGGCGATGTGGGAAACGGTAAAGTTGCTTAATAAGCTTTTCCCCTTGAGGCGCTGTAAAGGGTCGAATCTTAAAATGCGTAACCGGCCTTGCCTCAATTTTCAAATGCAGAAGTGTCTAGCGCCATGCACCGGAAACGTAAGCGCTGACGAGTATCAACAGTTAGTGCTGGACGTAGCCAATGTTTTATCCGGGAAAAACCATGAGGTTCTGGAAAGACTGGAAAAAAAAATGTCTGAGGCCGCTGACAAGTTAGAGTTTGAGGCCGCGGCCCACTATCGTGACAAAAAAAAGGCCCTTGAAAAAACGATAGAAAAACAGATGGTTTCAGCCAGCCACTACCGCGATCAGGATGTTTTTGGCTTTGTTCGTCAGGCTGGTTCAGTAGCTATTGCAATTTTGCGAATTAAAAGCGGCATGATTCAGGCCCATGAAAATCATTTTCTGGAAGAGCCGCTTGATAATGATAGTGAAGTGTTATCCGAATTTATGCAGCGCTTTTATGAGAAAACCAGCTTTTTCCCGCAGGAGATATTTGTACCCTTTAATCCCTCCGAAAAAGATGCGCTTTGTGAATGGCTTGAGGAACTGCGGGGCGCCAAGGTTTTGTTGAAACAGCCACTTCGCGGTGACTCTGTGAAGTTGGTTTCTATTGCTCAAAAAAACGCTGAACAGGTGTTTTCTGATATTGATCGCAAAAATAGCTCCTGGGAGATTCTCGCTAAAGCCATTATGCGTGATTGTCAATTAGGTCGTCTCCCGAATCGTATAACCTGTATGGATATCTCAAATATTTCAGGAGAGCATACGGTTGGTTCGGTGGTTGCTTTTTGGCAAGGAGAAAAAGATCCAAAAAACTACAGGCATTATACGATTAAGACGGTTGTCGGACCAGATGATTATGCCTCATTGGCGGAACTGCTCGATCGTCATCTATCTCGAATAGCTGATAACCTGCCGGATCTGCTTTTGATTGATGGCGGCAAAGGTCAACTAATGGTGGCCCACCAGGCCCTTTTGAATCATAACCTGTCGGGACAGCTCGACATCCTCGGTATTGCTAAGGAAAAAAGCGACGAGGGTGAGAAAATATATGCACTTGGACGAAAAAATCCTTTGAAAATTCATCGGCATTCAGCGACAATATTACTGTTCATGCGTATTCGTGATGAGGCTCACCGTTTCGGGATTACCTTTCATCGCAAATTACGCTCTAAAAAACTTATGCAATCCCCCCTTGATTTGATCGATGGTGTCGGATTCGAGAAACGCAAGGCCTTATTAAAAAAACTGGGCAGTGTTAAACGCATAGCCGAGGCAGATATAGATCAGCTCTGCCAAGTTAAAGGAATTGGAGTCGAGCTGGCCAAGAAAATTAGGAAACATTTTAGTTTATAA
- a CDS encoding NapC/NirT family cytochrome c: MADSDKNEQYRGPWGHIVRGMWRSPLGIIGVILTTVCATLMVVGLIVELFGLSHNVYVPLLAFLVLPGGMITGLLLIPLAAFLRRRQWHKHGIAKDHLQVNLSDHKHRKLMIYFVVLTVLFFLLLAVIGYEGYHFSDSPFFCGKVCHQVMEPEYDVYKRSPHSKVVCVECHIGPGAQWFVRAKISGLRQVLAVVTNSHSRPIPAPVEHLRPARDTCENCHWPDKFSGKRIKKFTHFSNSDQETPEVNEIALHIGGHNPVTEAFEGIHWHVSNDVKIEYKAVDTRRLVISNVRVTRPDGSQDEFTKTDPELPEGTEPAEGLALEWRTMDCIDCHNRPTHVFDLPEERVDFGLLSKKINPEIIGIREDSLTTINTEFNTREEAQNNLVNRLVELQTNRHGIDYVKRYEKDLATAGEYLLETYLGNIWPNMNIKWGTYGSHLGHQRAEEGWGCFRCHDEEHVNSQGESITQDCSLCHDEPE, from the coding sequence ATGGCAGATTCGGATAAAAATGAACAGTATCGAGGTCCTTGGGGACACATTGTCAGAGGGATGTGGAGATCACCGCTTGGAATAATCGGTGTTATCCTCACAACTGTTTGTGCAACGCTCATGGTTGTAGGGCTTATAGTTGAACTTTTTGGTTTGAGCCACAATGTTTATGTTCCGCTGTTAGCCTTCCTCGTTTTGCCTGGTGGTATGATTACCGGCCTTCTGCTTATCCCTCTTGCTGCCTTCCTGCGCAGACGTCAATGGCATAAGCACGGAATAGCTAAAGACCACCTTCAGGTAAATTTGAGCGACCACAAACACCGGAAACTGATGATTTACTTTGTTGTGCTCACTGTTCTCTTCTTTCTTTTACTTGCTGTCATCGGCTACGAAGGTTATCACTTTTCTGATTCCCCGTTCTTTTGTGGAAAGGTCTGTCATCAGGTCATGGAACCTGAGTATGATGTATATAAACGTTCACCACATTCAAAGGTTGTATGTGTCGAGTGCCATATCGGACCTGGCGCTCAATGGTTTGTTCGTGCCAAGATCTCCGGACTTCGCCAGGTACTCGCAGTGGTGACCAACAGCCACAGCCGTCCAATTCCCGCTCCTGTTGAGCATTTGCGACCGGCTCGTGACACCTGTGAAAACTGCCACTGGCCAGATAAATTCAGCGGCAAACGTATTAAAAAATTCACCCATTTTTCTAACAGCGATCAAGAAACACCTGAAGTTAATGAAATCGCCCTCCATATAGGTGGCCACAATCCAGTAACTGAGGCTTTTGAAGGCATTCACTGGCATGTTAGTAACGATGTTAAAATTGAATATAAGGCTGTTGACACCCGTCGTTTAGTTATTTCCAATGTTCGTGTTACCCGACCTGACGGCAGCCAGGATGAGTTTACTAAAACTGACCCTGAGCTTCCAGAAGGAACCGAACCTGCCGAAGGACTTGCTTTAGAATGGCGAACCATGGACTGTATCGATTGCCATAACCGACCAACACACGTCTTTGACCTCCCAGAAGAACGCGTTGACTTTGGCCTGTTAAGCAAAAAAATCAATCCAGAGATCATTGGTATCCGTGAGGATAGCCTTACGACAATCAACACTGAATTCAATACACGAGAGGAAGCTCAGAACAACCTTGTTAATCGTCTAGTTGAACTTCAGACAAATCGACACGGCATTGACTATGTCAAGCGTTACGAAAAAGACCTGGCAACAGCAGGTGAATATCTCTTAGAGACTTATCTGGGCAATATCTGGCCAAACATGAACATTAAGTGGGGCACCTACGGAAGCCATTTAGGTCATCAACGCGCCGAAGAAGGCTGGGGTTGTTTCCGTTGCCATGATGAGGAACATGTAAATTCACAAGGTGAGTCAATTACCCAAGACTGTAGCCTCTGTCACGACGAACCTGAATAA